The proteins below are encoded in one region of Juglans microcarpa x Juglans regia isolate MS1-56 chromosome 4D, Jm3101_v1.0, whole genome shotgun sequence:
- the LOC121260116 gene encoding uncharacterized protein LOC121260116: MHAIWFYLAATDVWLESNIVIQKWSSNETDLLELWDRLVEKVSKDVLEEIAMVMRNIWLRRNEFIFEGVFKSPSQVIKAARDELRVFQLVQQNARHTPVPRVERGVVLWSRPRKSFVKANWDATVSIKDRKVGLGMVIRDEEGEILVATRE; encoded by the coding sequence ATGCATGCAATTTGGTTCTATCTAGCAGCAACAGATGTTTGGTTAGAATCAAACATTGTCATACAAAAGTGGAGCTCAAATGAAACTGACTTATTAGAATTATGGGACAGATTGGTGGAGAAGGTAAGCAAAGATGTGTTAGAGGAGATAGCCATGGTTATGAGGAACATCTGGTTAAGAAGAAATGAGTTCATCTTTGAGGGAGTTTTTAAAAGTCCAAGCCAAGTGATAAAAGCAGCTAGAGATGAATTAAGAGTGTTCCAACTCGTTCAACAAAATGCAAGACATACCCCAGTTCCAAGAGTAGAAAGAGGGGTTGTTCTGTGGAGCAGACCAAGAAAGTCCTTTGTTAAAGCAAATTGGGATGCAACAGTGTCCATAAAAGATAGAAAGGTGGGGCTCGGGATGGTTATTAGAGATGAGGAAGGGGAGATTTTGGTTGCTACAAGAGAATAG